A genomic stretch from Cellulomonas sp. KRMCY2 includes:
- a CDS encoding YebC/PmpR family DNA-binding transcriptional regulator, translated as MSGHSKWATTKHKKAVVDAKRSKLFAKLIKNIEVAARTGGADLAGNPTLFDAVQKAKKSSVPIDNINRAVKRGSGQEAGGADYQTIMYEGYGPGGVAVLVECLTDNRNRAASDVRVAFTRNGGSLADPGSVSYLFSRRGVVIVPKADGLTEDDVLGAVLDAGADEVTDLGEAFEIMSEATDVVAVRTALQDAGIDYDSAEAQFVPATQIEVDVDGARKILRLIDALEDSDDVQDVFANFDASDEVMAELDEEG; from the coding sequence ATGTCCGGTCACTCCAAGTGGGCCACGACCAAGCACAAGAAGGCGGTCGTCGACGCCAAGCGCAGCAAGCTCTTCGCGAAGCTGATCAAGAACATCGAGGTGGCGGCCCGGACCGGTGGTGCCGACCTCGCCGGCAACCCGACCCTGTTCGACGCCGTCCAGAAGGCCAAGAAGTCGTCGGTGCCGATCGACAACATCAACCGCGCGGTCAAGCGCGGCTCCGGTCAGGAGGCCGGCGGCGCCGACTACCAGACGATCATGTACGAGGGCTACGGCCCCGGTGGCGTCGCGGTGCTCGTCGAGTGCCTGACCGACAACCGCAACCGCGCTGCGTCGGACGTCCGGGTCGCGTTCACCCGCAACGGCGGCTCACTGGCCGACCCCGGTTCGGTGTCGTACCTCTTCTCCCGGCGCGGCGTCGTCATCGTCCCGAAGGCAGACGGCCTGACCGAGGACGACGTCCTCGGTGCAGTGCTCGACGCGGGCGCCGACGAGGTCACCGACCTGGGTGAGGCCTTCGAGATCATGAGCGAGGCGACCGACGTCGTCGCCGTCCGGACCGCGCTGCAGGACGCCGGCATCGACTACGACTCGGCCGAGGCCCAGTTCGTCCCGGCGACCCAGATCGAGGTCGACGTCGACGGCGCCCGGAAGATCCTGCGCCTGATCGACGCCCTCGAGGACAGCGACGACGTGCAGGACGTGTTCGCCAACTTCGACGCGTCCGACGAGGTCATGGCGGAGCTCGACGAGGAGGGCTGA